The Gemmatimonas aurantiaca T-27 DNA segment GGCTCGGGTGGGCGTACGGTTTTTCGGTCTCGTCGGGCCACAGGGCGTCCTGCCGCAAGGATACACAGAGTATGCCGCCGGTCGGGCGCGTGCCCGCGACACCGGACTGCGGGACTTCCTCGACCTGTTCCACCATCGGCTGCTGTCGCTGTTCTACCGTGCCTGGGAACGCCACCACACGTCGGTGGCCCTGGAACGGGGTGACGAAGACCGCATCCATGCGCATCTGCTCGATCTCGTCGGTGCCGGCAATGCGATCGGTCAGCGCAAGAGTGTGCTGCCCCCCGACACGATGGCGTACTACGCCGGGCTGCTGGCACTGCGCTCGCGACCGGCCCTCGGGCTCGCACAATTGGTGTCGGACTACTTCGGTGTCACCGCCACGGTGGAACAGTTCGTGGGCGAATGGCGCATGTTGCCCGACGGCGGCCAGGTGTGCCTCGGCGATGACGACGCCGATGGTCGACTGGGCCAGGCCGTGATCGGCAGTGCGGTCTATGATCCACATTCACGCGTAGTGCTGCGCCTCGGGCCGCTGTCCCGCGCACAGTTCGACACGTTTCTTCCCCAGGGACGTCATCACAAGGTGCTCAAGTCCCTGGCGCAGTTTTACGCCGATGACGAGGTGGGCGTCGACGCGCAGCTAGTGCTCGCGCGCGATGAAGTCCCCTCGGCCTCCCTGGGTACCTCCACCTCCCCGCGACTGGGGTTCGGCACGTGGCTGCGCAATCGCACGCCCACGCGCGATCCGGACGACGTGCTGCTGCGCCTCTCCTGAGGTGCCGGTCATCACACCGCGCCGGCTGATCCTGCTGTTGGTCCTTCTCCTCCCGTTGCACACTGTCCCCGACCTTCTGCTGATGGAGTTGTCATGTCGGTGAATCTTCGTGGCTTGATTGCCAAGCTCAACGCGCCCACCCGCAGCGCCGTCGAAGCGGCCGCTGGCTTGTGCCTGTCGCGCACCAATTACGACGTCGAAATCGAGCATCTGTTCGTCAAGCTGCTCGATTCCTCCGACAGTGACCTGGCCGCCATTCTCAAGCACTTCGGCGTCAATCGTTCGCGCCTGGCCGATGACATCGCGCGTGCACTCGACAAGCTCAAGACCGGCAACGCCCGCACGCCGTCCATCAGCCCGTCGGTGGTGAACGT contains these protein-coding regions:
- the tssG gene encoding type VI secretion system baseplate subunit TssG, translated to MTETPDVPQAEGLADPFATDESERSSGFTTTFLETPARAEARRRLEGVLEREGTGFEFFQLMRLLQRMHPDRDPVGGWSDPRGEVARMHVIPTLAFPPSEISGVEITSSGPRRKRRDNEPARVGVRFFGLVGPQGVLPQGYTEYAAGRARARDTGLRDFLDLFHHRLLSLFYRAWERHHTSVALERGDEDRIHAHLLDLVGAGNAIGQRKSVLPPDTMAYYAGLLALRSRPALGLAQLVSDYFGVTATVEQFVGEWRMLPDGGQVCLGDDDADGRLGQAVIGSAVYDPHSRVVLRLGPLSRAQFDTFLPQGRHHKVLKSLAQFYADDEVGVDAQLVLARDEVPSASLGTSTSPRLGFGTWLRNRTPTRDPDDVLLRLS